A genomic region of Camelina sativa cultivar DH55 unplaced genomic scaffold, Cs unpScaffold00734, whole genome shotgun sequence contains the following coding sequences:
- the LOC104773899 gene encoding uncharacterized protein LOC104773899: MVCSMFVSFSQDGPEFMAEDAKVFKYPFPYLYDESQEVAREFGAVCTPEFFLYKKDGRRPFALVYHGQFDYSRPSNNISVSGRDLSLAIDLALSCQPIPSNQKPSVGCSIKWHPENRVVS; the protein is encoded by the exons ATGGTTTGTTCCATGTTCGTTTCCTTTTCACAGGATGGGCCTGAGTTCATGGCAGAGGATGCAAAAGTTTTCAAGTACCCATTTCCTTACTTGTATGATGAG TCACAAGAGGTTGCAAGAGAATTTGGAGCTGTTTGTACCCCTGAGTTTTTCTTATATAAGAAG GATGGTCGTAGACCATTTGCGCTGGTCTATCATGGTCAGTTTGATTATTCCCGGCCTAGCAATAACATATCAGTATCTGGGAG GGATCTAAGCCTGGCGATTGATCTTGCCCTTAGCTGTCAACCAATACCATCAAATCAAAAGCCAAG TGTTGGTTGCAGCATAAAGTGGCATCCAGAAAACAGAGTCGTCAGCTAA